One genomic window of Coregonus clupeaformis isolate EN_2021a chromosome 12, ASM2061545v1, whole genome shotgun sequence includes the following:
- the LOC121546469 gene encoding zinc finger BED domain-containing protein 4-like → MVAAIRLTRYEHMNCVAHMVQRSVTVSLADSAFVNALAKARKVVGHFKHSPANAAELQAQQVSLGKKQEPLIQDVPTRWNSTLEMVKRVSRNKEAVIAALDNQEHKLVLPTAAEWDKLQRLETLLEPCRYVTELLGGEAYVSCSVVLPSLCHLRLKMEACDEDPAYVVRFKTKFKEDLASPTEDTRAL, encoded by the exons ATGGTTGCCGCAATTCGACTTACACGCTATGAACACATGAACTGTGTCGCTCACATGGTGCAGAGAAGTGTCACAGTGAGTCTTGCTGACAGCGCCTTTGTAAATGCTTTGGCCAAGGCTCGCAAAGTTGTCGGTCATTTTAAGCACAGCCCAGCAAATGCTGCGGAGCTTCAAGCACAACAAGTCAGCCTGGGAAAGAAGCAAGAGCCATTGATCCAGGATGTTCCAACACGTTGGAATTCGACGCTGGAAATGGTCAAGCGCGTGAGCAGAAATAAAGAGGCTGTCATCGCAGCCCTGGACAATCAGGAGCACAAACTCGTTTTGCCGACCGCAGCAGAGTGGGATAAACTGCAGAGGCTGGAGACACTTCTAGAGCCATGCAG gtATGTAACTGAGCTCCTGGGTGGAGAGGCCTATGTCTCCTGTTCTGTGGTACTACCTTCTCTCTGCCACTTGCGTCTCAAGATGGAAGCCTGTGATGAGGACCCTGCATATGTGGTGAGATTCAAGACCAAGTTCAAGGAGGACCTAGCATCccc GACTGAGGACACCCGGGCTCTGTGA